A part of Miscanthus floridulus cultivar M001 chromosome 6, ASM1932011v1, whole genome shotgun sequence genomic DNA contains:
- the LOC136458046 gene encoding uncharacterized protein, with the protein MHKSPGSVSPSQPSAIAVNSDLLPLLHYTIHLHVQASTPPLPPPVLVILLGCPFHSLMASIVLLLSELLGGESASVLAAERYMGGHRSLGEFRPAVTEAPANQGRGPVEDQHAAAAGTELVRAEEDKKRKEEDPFEDLAVSRIAVDIMWP; encoded by the coding sequence ATGCATAAATCTCCCGGCTCCGTCTCCCCTTCCCAGCCATCGGCCATCGCCGTGAATTCCGACCTGCTGCCACTGCTCCACTACACCATCCATCTGCACGTACAAGCTAGCACACCACCACTTCCACCGCCAGTTCTTGTAATCTTGTTGGGCTGTCCGTTCCACTCGCTCATGGCTTCCATCGTTCTCCTGCTGTCGGAGCTGCTGGGCGGGGAGAGCGCGAGCGTGCTGGCGGCCGAGCGCTACATGGGCGGCCACCGGAGCCTGGGGGAGTTCCGGCCGGCCGTGACGGAGGCGCCGGCCAATCAGGGCCGAGGGCCAGTGGAAGACCAGCACGCGGCCGCCGCCGGGACAGAGCTGGTGCGGGcggaggaggacaagaagaggaaggaggaggatcCGTTCGAGGACCTCGCGGTGTCCAGGATCGCGGTCGACATCATGTGGCCTTGA
- the LOC136458047 gene encoding uncharacterized protein — protein sequence MAPIVLLLSELLGGESASVLAAERYMGGHQTLRELRPAVTGPPAAAAANKQDEQRPEAAGTARCQETRNNEEWFEDLAVSRVAVDLMWP from the coding sequence ATGGCGCCCATCGTGCTGCTGCTGTCGGAGCTGCTAGGCGGGGAGAGCGCCAGCGTGCTGGCGGCCGAACGCTACATGGGCGGCCATCAGACCCTGCGGGAGCTCCGCCCCGCCGTGACCGGgccgccggcggcagcggcggccaaCAAGCAGGACGAACAACGTCCGGAGGCCGCCGGCACGGCACGGTGCCAGGAGACGAGGAATAACGAGGAGTGGTTCGAGGATCTCGCGGTGTCCAGGGTAGCCGTCGACCTCATGTGGCCATGA